A stretch of the Coprobacillus cateniformis genome encodes the following:
- a CDS encoding ROK family protein: protein MKHYLCIDVGGTSIKYGLLDEEGHIIQTQSVKAPLSLLEMYEVFANAYYQYQDFHLQGIALSMPGAVDSESGVIGGSSAYDYIHGPNIKKDLEEKFKIPVEIENDANCAALAEVWKGAASDVNDCCFIVSGTGIGGAIVKNKKIHKGVHLHGGEFGYMISKLDAHERPIKTWSDASTVNILKDIAKEKNIDFHLLDAKDIFDHYHNDPIYEKYINEYYWSMANGIYNLQYAYDPEKIVIGGGISMRDDLIDEINQRLDVIFKTFTHAHVRPIILTCQYHNDANLIGALFHYLTKSTSV from the coding sequence ATGAAACATTATTTATGTATAGATGTTGGTGGAACATCAATCAAATACGGATTATTAGATGAAGAAGGACATATTATTCAAACACAATCTGTGAAAGCACCTTTATCATTGCTGGAAATGTATGAAGTCTTTGCAAATGCTTATTATCAATATCAGGACTTTCATCTTCAAGGAATTGCATTAAGTATGCCAGGGGCAGTTGATAGTGAATCAGGAGTGATTGGAGGTTCAAGTGCCTATGATTATATTCACGGTCCAAACATAAAAAAAGATTTAGAAGAAAAGTTTAAGATTCCAGTTGAAATAGAGAATGATGCAAATTGTGCAGCTTTGGCAGAAGTCTGGAAAGGTGCGGCTAGTGATGTGAATGATTGTTGTTTTATTGTCAGTGGAACAGGCATTGGTGGAGCAATTGTGAAGAATAAAAAAATTCATAAAGGTGTTCACCTCCATGGTGGTGAATTTGGTTATATGATTTCTAAGTTAGATGCACATGAAAGACCAATAAAAACATGGTCTGATGCATCAACAGTGAATATTTTAAAAGATATAGCTAAAGAAAAAAATATAGATTTTCATTTATTAGATGCTAAAGATATTTTTGATCATTATCATAATGATCCTATTTATGAAAAATATATAAATGAATATTATTGGAGTATGGCTAATGGAATATATAATTTACAGTATGCATATGATCCTGAAAAAATTGTCATTGGCGGTGGAATTAGTATGCGAGATGATCTGATTGATGAAATCAATCAACGATTAGATGTTATATTCAAAACTTTTACACATGCGCATGTGAGACCAATTATTCTTACTTGTCAGTATCATAATGATGCTAATTTAATAGGTGCTTTATTTCATTATCTTACAAAGTCAACAAGTGTATAA